The Klebsiella sp. RHBSTW-00484 genome includes a window with the following:
- the cycA gene encoding D-serine/D-alanine/glycine transporter, with product MVDQVKVAADEQAPTEQSLRRNLTNRHIQLIAIGGAIGTGLFMGSGKTISLAGPSIIFVYMIIGFMLFFVMRAMGELLLSNLEYKSFSDFAADLLGPWAGYFTGWTYWFCWVVTGMADVVAITAYAQFWFPGLSDWVASLAVILLLLSLNLATVKMFGEMEFWFAMIKIVAIVALIVVGLVMVLMHFQSPTGVEASFAHLWNDGGWFPKGISGFFAGFQIAVFAFVGIELVGTTAAETKDPEKSLPRAINSIPLRIIMFYVFALIVIMSVTPWSSVVPSKSPFVELFVLVGLPAAASLINFVVLTSAASSANSGVFSTSRMLFGLAQDGQAPKMFAKLSKRAVPAKGLTFSCMCLLGGVVMLMVNPSVIAAFTMITTVSAILFMFVWTIILCSYLVYRKKRPQLHEQSKYKMPLGKLMCWVCMAFFVFVLVLLTLEADTREALIVTPLWFVLLGAGWLFAGKKRLAK from the coding sequence ATGGTAGATCAGGTCAAAGTCGCTGCCGACGAGCAGGCTCCGACTGAACAATCGCTGCGGCGAAATCTCACAAACCGGCATATTCAGCTTATTGCTATCGGTGGTGCGATAGGCACCGGGCTGTTTATGGGCTCCGGCAAAACCATTAGCCTCGCCGGGCCGTCAATTATTTTTGTTTATATGATAATCGGCTTCATGCTGTTTTTCGTCATGCGCGCCATGGGTGAATTACTGCTGTCGAACCTCGAATATAAATCGTTTAGCGATTTTGCCGCCGACCTGCTGGGGCCGTGGGCAGGATATTTCACCGGTTGGACCTACTGGTTTTGTTGGGTAGTCACCGGCATGGCGGACGTGGTGGCGATCACCGCCTACGCTCAGTTCTGGTTCCCGGGGCTTTCCGATTGGGTCGCCTCGCTGGCGGTTATTCTGCTGCTGCTGAGCCTTAACCTTGCCACCGTGAAGATGTTCGGTGAGATGGAATTCTGGTTCGCGATGATCAAAATCGTCGCCATTGTGGCGCTGATCGTGGTTGGCCTGGTGATGGTGCTGATGCACTTCCAGTCACCGACCGGCGTCGAAGCCTCTTTCGCTCATCTGTGGAATGACGGCGGCTGGTTCCCGAAAGGTATTAGCGGATTCTTTGCTGGCTTCCAGATAGCGGTCTTTGCTTTTGTAGGTATTGAGCTGGTGGGCACCACCGCGGCGGAAACCAAAGATCCGGAGAAATCCCTGCCGCGCGCAATTAATTCCATCCCGCTGCGTATCATTATGTTCTACGTTTTCGCGCTGATTGTGATTATGTCGGTGACGCCGTGGAGCTCAGTGGTACCGTCGAAGAGCCCGTTCGTTGAACTGTTTGTGCTGGTCGGTCTGCCAGCGGCAGCCAGCCTGATTAACTTCGTGGTGCTGACCTCGGCGGCCTCTTCCGCCAACAGCGGCGTGTTCTCGACCAGCCGTATGCTGTTTGGTCTGGCGCAGGATGGGCAGGCACCGAAAATGTTCGCCAAGCTTTCAAAGCGCGCCGTCCCGGCGAAAGGCCTGACCTTCTCCTGCATGTGCCTGCTTGGCGGCGTGGTGATGCTGATGGTCAACCCGAGCGTGATTGCTGCTTTCACCATGATCACCACGGTTTCCGCGATTCTGTTTATGTTCGTCTGGACGATTATCCTGTGCTCGTATCTGGTGTATCGCAAAAAGCGTCCGCAACTGCATGAGCAATCTAAATATAAGATGCCGCTGGGCAAGCTGATGTGCTGGGTATGCATGGCGTTCTTCGTCTTTGTGCTGGTGCTGCTGACGCTGGAAGCCGACACGCGCGAAGCGCTGATCGTGACCCCGCTGTGGTTTGTGCTGCTGGGCGCAGGCTGGCTGTTTGCTGGTAAGAAACGTCTGGCGAAATAA
- the fklB gene encoding FKBP-type peptidyl-prolyl cis-trans isomerase: MATPTFDTTEAQASYGIGLQVGQQLSESGLQGLLPEALVAGIADALEGKQPQVPVEAVHRALREIHERAEAVRRERFQEMAADGEKYLDENREREGVNSTESGLQFRVLTQGEGPIPARTDHVRVHYTGKLIDGTVFDSSVARGEPAEFPVTGVIGGWIEALTLMPVGSKWELTIPHNLAYGDRGAGASIPPFSTLIFEVELLDII, encoded by the coding sequence ATGGCAACCCCGACTTTTGACACGACTGAAGCACAGGCAAGTTACGGTATCGGCTTGCAGGTTGGACAACAGCTGAGCGAATCTGGCCTGCAGGGGCTGCTACCGGAAGCGCTGGTCGCCGGTATCGCTGATGCATTGGAAGGTAAACAGCCGCAGGTGCCGGTGGAAGCCGTTCATCGTGCGCTGCGTGAAATCCACGAACGTGCAGAGGCCGTGCGTCGCGAGCGTTTCCAGGAAATGGCCGCAGATGGCGAGAAATACCTAGATGAAAACCGCGAACGCGAAGGCGTGAACAGCACTGAATCTGGCCTGCAGTTCCGCGTGCTGACCCAGGGTGAAGGCCCGATCCCGGCTCGTACTGACCACGTTCGCGTTCACTACACCGGTAAGCTGATTGACGGCACCGTCTTCGATAGCTCCGTTGCGCGCGGTGAACCGGCTGAGTTCCCGGTAACTGGCGTTATCGGCGGCTGGATTGAAGCGCTAACCCTGATGCCGGTCGGTTCCAAATGGGAACTGACCATTCCGCACAACCTGGCGTACGGTGATCGCGGTGCGGGAGCATCCATTCCTCCGTTCAGCACCCTGATTTTTGAAGTTGAACTGCTGGATATTATCTAA
- a CDS encoding OapA family protein, producing the protein MPGRFELTSTLAKIWHAPDHIRIMDPLPPMHRRGIIAGALLVIIGILLPSEDNSSSTLASREANLDLQSQSQPQSSGNQAVPLPPITNTPPVNDADQMAPVAPEPIQDEQPDQAPQQTASQPYQEPQSTPGIEQQWRTYRIESGKTLAQLFRDHNLPPTDVYAMAQVEGPGKPLSTLQTGQTVQIRQNASGVVTGLTIDTGGGQQVLFTRQSNGSFIRAR; encoded by the coding sequence ATGCCCGGGCGCTTTGAACTGACATCTACCCTGGCGAAGATCTGGCACGCCCCGGATCATATTCGCATCATGGATCCGTTACCGCCCATGCATCGCCGGGGCATTATTGCCGGTGCCCTGCTGGTGATTATCGGTATTCTGCTCCCGTCTGAGGATAACAGCAGTTCAACGCTGGCCAGCCGCGAGGCGAATCTTGACCTGCAATCTCAGTCGCAGCCGCAATCTTCAGGCAATCAGGCCGTCCCGCTGCCGCCTATCACCAACACGCCGCCGGTCAACGATGCCGATCAGATGGCACCGGTCGCCCCGGAGCCCATTCAGGATGAACAACCGGACCAGGCACCGCAGCAGACCGCGTCTCAGCCGTACCAGGAGCCGCAGTCGACTCCCGGTATAGAGCAGCAGTGGCGGACCTATCGCATTGAATCAGGTAAAACTCTCGCGCAGCTATTCCGCGACCACAACCTGCCGCCAACCGATGTTTACGCCATGGCGCAGGTGGAAGGTCCGGGTAAACCGCTCAGTACGCTGCAAACCGGGCAGACGGTGCAGATACGCCAGAACGCCAGCGGCGTGGTGACCGGGCTGACTATCGATACCGGCGGCGGCCAGCAGGTGCTGTTTACCCGCCAGTCGAACGGTAGCTTTATTCGCGCCCGCTAA
- a CDS encoding TetR/AcrR family transcriptional regulator, whose protein sequence is MYLDTSNAQSLKEKLLLSAVNEFAEYGYEGARVDNIVKAAECSKQTVYHHFGNKENLFIEVLEYIWNDIRQKEKNLDVSGLSPNKAIEKIIDFTWDYYIDNPWFLKIVHSENQSKGVHYAKSTRLPEINHSHLQLMASLLDEGKRQNIFKADIDPLQVNISIAALGGYYLINQHTLGLVYHISMVSPQALEVRRRVIKETILSWLLVTPGSLSGRE, encoded by the coding sequence ATGTATCTTGATACCAGCAATGCACAAAGCCTGAAAGAAAAACTGCTTTTAAGCGCAGTCAATGAATTTGCCGAATATGGTTATGAAGGCGCCAGGGTTGATAATATTGTTAAAGCGGCAGAGTGCAGTAAACAAACCGTTTACCACCACTTCGGTAATAAAGAAAACTTATTTATCGAAGTGCTGGAATATATCTGGAACGATATTCGCCAGAAAGAGAAAAATCTCGATGTATCAGGGCTTTCCCCTAATAAAGCCATAGAGAAGATTATCGATTTTACCTGGGATTATTACATCGACAATCCCTGGTTTCTCAAAATTGTTCATAGTGAAAACCAGAGCAAAGGGGTTCATTATGCAAAATCAACGCGTCTGCCGGAAATTAACCACTCGCACCTGCAACTAATGGCTTCGCTGCTTGACGAAGGGAAGCGGCAAAATATCTTCAAAGCCGATATCGACCCGCTGCAGGTCAATATTAGTATTGCCGCCCTTGGGGGGTATTACTTAATTAACCAGCATACTTTAGGGCTGGTTTACCACATCAGTATGGTCTCGCCGCAGGCTCTGGAAGTCAGGCGTCGAGTCATCAAAGAAACCATTCTGAGCTGGCTTCTCGTGACGCCTGGTTCTCTTAGCGGGCGCGAATAA
- a CDS encoding 3-ketoacyl-ACP reductase, giving the protein MTSNKSVAIITGAARGIGKGCALELARAGFNLLINDRPDAESVEKLKATQQECIAEGADVICFPADIADLSLHEEMLDAAQNRWGRLDCLLNNAGISVKKRGDILDMQPDSFDENIAVNTRAPFFLAQSFSKRLLAQPKPENELPHRSIIFVSSINAIMLAMNRGEYTMAKTAVSAAARLFAARLCDEQIGVYEVRPGLIKTEMTVPATAYYDDLIAKGLVPWGRWGFPADIASTVRAMAEGKLIYTCGQAVAIDGGLSMPRF; this is encoded by the coding sequence ATGACATCGAATAAATCCGTCGCCATCATCACCGGGGCCGCTCGCGGTATTGGCAAAGGCTGCGCGCTTGAGCTGGCTCGTGCCGGATTCAATCTTTTAATCAACGATCGCCCGGATGCTGAAAGCGTTGAAAAGCTGAAAGCCACCCAGCAGGAATGCATTGCCGAAGGCGCGGACGTTATCTGCTTCCCGGCGGATATTGCCGACCTGTCGCTGCACGAAGAGATGCTCGACGCCGCGCAAAATCGGTGGGGTCGGCTGGATTGCCTGCTGAACAATGCCGGGATCTCAGTCAAAAAACGCGGTGATATTCTCGACATGCAGCCGGACAGCTTTGACGAAAACATTGCCGTCAACACCCGCGCCCCCTTCTTCCTTGCTCAGTCGTTCAGCAAACGCCTGCTGGCGCAGCCGAAGCCGGAAAACGAACTCCCGCATCGCTCGATTATTTTTGTCAGCTCGATTAACGCCATCATGCTGGCCATGAATCGCGGCGAATACACGATGGCCAAAACCGCCGTCTCCGCTGCCGCCCGCCTGTTCGCCGCCCGTCTGTGCGACGAGCAAATTGGCGTTTACGAAGTGCGTCCAGGGCTGATTAAAACCGAAATGACCGTTCCCGCCACCGCCTACTATGACGATCTGATCGCCAAAGGGCTGGTGCCGTGGGGCCGCTGGGGTTTTCCGGCAGATATCGCCTCAACCGTCCGCGCCATGGCGGAAGGCAAGCTGATCTACACCTGTGGGCAGGCCGTTGCGATTGATGGCGGCCTGAGCATGCCGCGCTTCTGA
- a CDS encoding sugar phosphate isomerase/epimerase family protein, whose protein sequence is MRDLLQRPDLFSINTATLGYKTPLPAIIDACAERGIGAIAPWRRELAGENIAAIARQLAANNMAVSGYCRSTYYTAPTLSERKLAIDDNRRALDDAATLNAACYMQVVGGLPQGSKDLYEAREQVKYGIRQLLPHSREVGVPIALEPLHPMTAADRSCLCTLRQALDWCDELDPDGEYGLGVAVDVYHVWWDPDLANQILRAGKRILAFHVSDWLVPTTDLVNDRGMPGDGVINIPSIRRLVENAGFNGAVELEIFSPHNWWQKDINSTLDISVDRIAHYC, encoded by the coding sequence ATGAGAGATTTGTTGCAACGCCCCGACCTGTTTAGCATCAATACCGCGACGCTCGGCTACAAAACTCCGCTGCCCGCCATCATTGATGCCTGCGCCGAGCGCGGGATTGGCGCGATTGCGCCGTGGCGAAGAGAGCTTGCGGGCGAAAATATTGCCGCCATCGCCCGTCAGCTAGCAGCGAACAATATGGCGGTCTCCGGATATTGTCGCAGCACGTACTACACCGCACCGACGCTGTCGGAACGTAAGCTTGCCATCGACGATAACCGTCGTGCTCTGGACGATGCCGCAACCCTGAATGCCGCCTGCTATATGCAGGTGGTGGGCGGGCTGCCGCAGGGGAGCAAAGATTTATACGAGGCGCGGGAGCAGGTGAAGTACGGCATTCGCCAGCTATTGCCGCATTCAAGGGAAGTCGGCGTGCCTATCGCCCTGGAGCCGCTGCACCCGATGACCGCCGCCGACCGCTCCTGCCTGTGCACCCTGCGCCAGGCGCTGGACTGGTGCGATGAACTCGATCCCGACGGCGAATACGGGCTGGGCGTGGCGGTGGATGTTTACCACGTCTGGTGGGATCCGGATCTGGCGAATCAGATCCTGCGAGCGGGAAAACGCATTCTGGCCTTTCACGTTTCGGACTGGCTGGTGCCAACCACCGATTTAGTCAATGACCGGGGTATGCCGGGCGATGGCGTGATTAATATCCCCTCGATTCGTCGGCTGGTGGAAAACGCTGGTTTTAACGGCGCGGTGGAATTAGAGATTTTCTCGCCGCACAACTGGTGGCAAAAGGATATCAACAGCACGCTGGATATTAGCGTCGACCGCATCGCACATTATTGCTAA
- a CDS encoding enoyl-CoA hydratase/isomerase family protein, which translates to MNEQPVLFNRAAASCRLTLNREDKCHAINEEMIELLDRYLNEIENDTSLRLVELTATGDKFFCAGGDIKSWSAYSPLDMGRKWIKRGNEVFSRLRNLPQLTVANINGHTIGGGIELALSCDIRIARPTAKFSTPEVMLGMVPGWLGIERVLNQVGPVIGRQMLMLGQRLSAQEAQSAGLINEVVEREAAESWLVNQLSAVEKCGPVALAHIKQLILALENKHADYSHQLLAGLMSATQDCQQATQAFANKSQVSFQNQ; encoded by the coding sequence ATGAATGAACAACCCGTTCTGTTTAACAGAGCGGCGGCTTCCTGTCGCCTGACGCTGAACCGTGAAGATAAATGTCACGCTATTAATGAAGAGATGATCGAATTACTCGATCGCTATTTAAACGAAATTGAAAATGACACCTCGCTGCGCCTGGTGGAGTTAACCGCTACCGGCGATAAATTTTTCTGTGCGGGCGGCGATATTAAATCCTGGTCCGCTTATTCACCGCTGGATATGGGCCGAAAATGGATTAAGCGCGGCAACGAGGTTTTTTCCCGCCTGCGCAATTTACCGCAGCTTACCGTGGCGAATATTAACGGTCACACCATCGGCGGCGGTATCGAGCTAGCGCTGAGCTGCGATATTCGCATCGCCCGCCCGACGGCAAAATTCTCCACCCCGGAAGTGATGCTCGGCATGGTCCCCGGCTGGCTGGGCATCGAGCGGGTGTTAAATCAGGTCGGCCCGGTTATTGGTCGCCAGATGCTAATGCTGGGCCAGCGTCTCAGTGCGCAAGAAGCACAATCCGCAGGCCTGATTAATGAGGTCGTGGAAAGAGAGGCAGCGGAAAGCTGGCTTGTGAATCAGCTTAGCGCGGTAGAGAAATGCGGCCCGGTCGCCCTGGCACATATTAAGCAGCTCATTCTGGCGCTGGAAAATAAACATGCCGACTACTCGCACCAACTGCTGGCTGGATTAATGTCCGCCACCCAGGACTGCCAGCAGGCGACGCAGGCTTTTGCCAATAAAAGCCAGGTGAGTTTCCAGAATCAATAA
- a CDS encoding acyl CoA:acetate/3-ketoacid CoA transferase encodes MNKITTADAVAAQIKDGATIAISGNGGGMVEADYLLAAIEKRFLETGHPRDLTLIHSLGIGDRDSKGTNRFAHAEMLKRIVAGHFTWSPKMQALVKNEEIEAYCFPGGVIQALLREIGAGRPGLITHVGLGSFVDPRHGGGKSNACTTDDLVELIEIDGETKLRYRPFKVDYAIVRGTYADPRGNVSLEEEAINMDSYSMALAAHNSGGKVFVQVRDVLESGAIAPRNVTLPGILVDSIVEYREQPQTYLGGYDLTISGQHRRLCSSDAIELVSHPVRRLIARRAARELVAGASTNFGFGIPGGIPGIALREGVPYQSLWLSVEQGVHNGMMLDDAFFGCARNADAIIPSLDQFEFYSGGGIDITFLGMGEMDQQGNVNVSHLNGNLIGPGGFLEIAQNARKVVFCGTFDAKGSKVNVTPDGLQIEQPGQIPKLVTAVEKITFSASYARQSGQEVLYITERAVFQLTEAGVELIEVAPGVDIERDILPYMAFRSVINQPRLMDSALFSAMEEA; translated from the coding sequence ATGAATAAAATCACAACCGCCGACGCTGTCGCCGCGCAGATTAAAGATGGCGCAACCATTGCCATTAGCGGCAACGGCGGCGGCATGGTCGAGGCCGACTATTTACTGGCGGCAATTGAAAAACGCTTTCTGGAAACCGGGCACCCGCGCGACCTGACGCTTATCCATTCGCTGGGTATTGGCGACCGCGACAGCAAAGGTACCAACCGCTTCGCCCATGCCGAAATGCTCAAGAGGATCGTTGCCGGGCATTTCACCTGGTCACCCAAAATGCAGGCGCTGGTGAAGAATGAAGAGATTGAAGCGTACTGCTTTCCCGGCGGTGTGATTCAGGCGCTGCTGCGTGAAATCGGTGCCGGGCGACCAGGGCTTATCACTCACGTTGGGTTGGGATCGTTTGTCGACCCGCGCCATGGCGGTGGAAAATCTAACGCCTGTACCACTGACGATCTGGTCGAGCTAATTGAGATCGATGGCGAAACCAAACTGCGCTATCGCCCGTTTAAGGTGGATTACGCCATAGTGCGCGGCACCTACGCCGACCCGCGCGGTAACGTCAGCCTCGAAGAAGAAGCGATCAATATGGATAGCTACTCGATGGCGCTGGCGGCGCACAACAGCGGCGGCAAGGTCTTCGTTCAGGTTCGCGATGTGCTGGAGTCGGGGGCGATTGCGCCGCGCAACGTCACCCTGCCGGGGATTCTGGTCGATAGCATCGTGGAGTATCGCGAGCAGCCGCAAACCTACCTCGGCGGCTACGATCTGACGATCAGCGGCCAGCACCGCCGCCTCTGCTCCAGCGATGCGATAGAGCTGGTCAGTCATCCGGTTCGTCGCCTGATTGCCCGCCGCGCCGCCCGCGAACTGGTGGCTGGTGCATCCACCAACTTTGGCTTCGGTATTCCCGGCGGTATTCCCGGCATCGCGCTGCGCGAAGGCGTGCCTTATCAGAGCTTGTGGCTCAGCGTGGAGCAAGGCGTGCATAACGGCATGATGCTGGATGATGCGTTTTTTGGCTGCGCGCGCAACGCCGACGCCATTATTCCTTCGCTGGACCAGTTTGAGTTTTACAGCGGCGGCGGGATCGATATCACTTTCCTCGGCATGGGCGAGATGGACCAGCAGGGCAACGTCAACGTGTCGCATCTCAACGGCAATCTGATTGGCCCTGGCGGCTTTCTGGAAATCGCGCAGAACGCCCGTAAGGTGGTGTTCTGCGGCACCTTTGACGCCAAAGGCAGCAAAGTGAACGTCACGCCAGACGGCCTGCAAATCGAGCAACCAGGGCAGATCCCGAAGCTGGTTACCGCGGTGGAAAAGATTACCTTCAGCGCCAGCTACGCCCGCCAGAGCGGACAGGAAGTGCTGTATATCACCGAACGCGCGGTGTTTCAGTTAACGGAGGCGGGCGTTGAGTTAATCGAGGTCGCCCCTGGCGTCGATATTGAGCGCGACATTCTGCCGTATATGGCTTTCCGCTCGGTGATTAACCAGCCGCGCCTGATGGACAGCGCGCTGTTTAGCGCGATGGAGGAAGCATGA